A segment of the Solanum lycopersicum chromosome 9, SLM_r2.1 genome:
GTCACCTACCTTCGATAATGGACTTCAAGGTATGGCCCACGTTTATCGAGGTCATCACCCGATTTTGGGATGATGATAAAATGGTCTTGGGACGTGTGGCAAAAGGAAAAAGCGTCCCGATCATCACATTCTCTTACCAGATAGGCCAACCAAGAACGAATTGAGAGACATGTTATTCCTAGTGAATGCAGATTGGTTAGAGACCAACGACATTCCACTAATGAGGTTTTTCGAGAGGTGGGGGCACGACAATTATTTCAGACTGTTCCCGGACGAATTCCATGATCATAGTACTTGGAGGCAAACTCAAGCTATCGCTTTCTCCGCATGCCTCTTGGGAACTATGGTGTTCCCTAAAGACGAAGGTAAAGAGATCGACACCCGGGTAATAATGGTAGTGAATGCCATGTTCAGAGGAGTCGGTAGAAAATCTGATGAAAAGAAATATTGCTGTTTGGCCCCAGTCATCTTGTCCGACATTTATCGATCTTTGAGCCTGTGCAAGAATGGTTTCCCGTTTTTCCAAGGTTGCAACATCTTACTTCAATGGTGGTTGACGGAACATCTATGCAAAAGAGACAACCCCCAGCCACAGGAGTTGGCCGAACCAAGTCAAACAAGTCCTCTCGATAATTACGAGTTCTACTTGAGTATCCGTAAATTTCCAATTCACACCACCAGGGATGCGTGGGCAAGGGTGTTTTATGACTTGAAAGAAGGAGACATACAATGGGTATTACCGAGCTTCAAGTCTCAGATGATAGCAGCCCAAGGGGCCAAACTGCCATTTTTAGTCCTTCCCGGCATCAGAGGATTGCGTCCTTACAACCCGACGAGAGTAATGCGACAGTTTGGGAAAGTCCAAATCATACCCGTCCAAGGAGATGCCAGCTCTTTCATTGTCGATTACAACGAGAAGGACAAAATACCATTCGCTAAAATTATCCTCCAGGAATGGGCCGGACGTGTCAACATGAAGTGGGAGGTTACCGAAGACAGATATGGAGTTGGGTATGTTGACGAATATAAGACATGGTTGCATAATGATTTGCATGGTGTAGTAGATCCAACACCACGCATAGGTCGGAAAATCGAAGGCGCGGAGACAAGGCTTCAGATTCACGCGTACCATTTTCAGCGAGAGTGGGACCGGAGGGAGCAAGAATTTCAACAAAAGGAGCTAGAGTACCAGCTTCGGGAATTGGAAAATCAGAGGGCTTTGGCTGTGACGTCACAAGAATTAGCTGACACAAGGGCTTGTCTGGTGCGTTTGGACACTATTCTGGATGAGCAGATGAACACCTTACAAGTTGTACCAACATCTTCCAAAGCTGCGTTCGCTGAGCCATACGTGTTCACCAGCAAGTGCATTATCCAAGAAGAAGTGGAGAAGGCCAGAAGAGGAGCTGGATCATCGACCCTTTGACTCCCCTGCGTGggattgattttatatatgtatttgcactACATCACCTTCTTAAGATGTATACCGTTTGATTTTAATCATGTAATGAATGCTGTGATATCTAGTGAAATTTGTTTCGGGGGTACAATTACTTGTTAAATGGcgcaatacatccttcagatcgctaggcctacccttggcaaaAAAGGGTCACATGCATGTTTAGGACACGATATATTTGTTgaaatgtttatgtgttatgttgcttTGATTGAGGACATCGTAAACCCACTCCTAGCCAAAATCCTACAGAGTATACAGAAGCCAACATTACAAATGTCCGACCAAAAGTCCcaagtctcaagtttctcacacAAAATCCATACCATAAATCCTAAATACCGCTCTATCATCTCAGGAAAGTCGAATCACCTCTATGGACAAAGGCAAGAACGTCCGGACGGAGCTCACTGAGGAGGAATTGCGAAGAAAGATCGAGCGAGTCACTCGAGAGATTCAGAAGGTTAAGGAGGAAGGGCTCAAAGTAGACATGATCACGGCGATCTACAAAGCTGCGGTCACGACCTTGGATGAAGATCTGGCGTCGCagataaagagaaagaaggaggtTGAGATGGAAACCGAAAGCCTAAGGAAAAGGTTGAACTTGCTTCGTTTGGAGATACACGAAGGAAAGGCGAGAGAGGCGAAGATAGATATCGAGACTACTGTATTGTTGGCCAGAAGCGCGGCGCTCGACGAGGAATTGGCGACCCATAGCAACCTTAAAGGAGGAAAATACCTCGCCCGTGATCAGGGAGCAGATAACAGTGGCCCCGGCCATGAAATGATTGAGgaggatgatgaagaagaaatcgtctacaagcctccatttccgactgtctgaaaggaaaggaatgacGCAGCCACAAGACAGGAAATCGCCAAATGTTTTCTTCTagaaatttcaatgttgtttttcaattcccttgtaatcacaatgaaagaatgaatgaaaattttcatcctaaaatccaaactacgttgggcctgaattctccttgtgagatacgtaggcagccttcccggcccggcccctatcacaaaaaattttcattctcctccaTGTTTCGGAGGTACAGAGATAAGATCAACGGACGTCGCAAagcagctgcaagaagaccatagctcaacgtgattcagATTTCCCAAGATAGcgccaaacaaaaaaatttctgtttgttcaaaatatatatccGTCCTTATTCGTGGGTTAAGATGTCCTCAAACAAAGCGACTTGTGTGTTTAATCTGTTTGCTGTGcaatattatgtattttgtactcAAATATGCGctaacaaatttgcctttgagttgttttttccTCTCAGGTACCTCTTACTGATCTGTGTCTataaagctggcagatcaccACTACTTTACCAGATCAAAAGGTCGcgcagattccttccccggATCAAACGCAATTACAGACATGGGCGACAACAATGAACAAATTAGCCTCACAGATGTCGTGGTGGCTAAGCCCACCGTGGCAGAGCAGAATGAGCTTATTGCGCAGCTGATGCAGCAAATAGCTGACATGAGGGTAGAGATGCAACGGAGGCAAGACACTCCTCCGCCCGGGTTTGGCCCCAACTTTCTCGACGCGAGACCTCCTACATACTTTCCTTCGTCCAACTCGGATCCTACTCAGCACCGTCCATCGACACCCGTGCACGACCCCTCCAGAATAGATGTGACAGCCCAAAACCCCCAATACGCGTCAGTCTCCTATCAAATTCCCTCACCACTCCCAGacaatcctccacaaatacCACCGCACCCCCAAAGCATTCCAACAGCCCCATTACCCCAAAATCAAACCCAAAATCCCACCGCCTTCAATTCCCAAACACCGCATCCCCACTTTAACCAAAATACCAATCCCCAAAATTTTCCGCAAAATTATCAAACCGCACAGAACGTGCCAAGCCCTTCTATAGCTCCACCCCTCCCCAAAAGAACCACTTTTCAAGTCCCTGTCCAAGTCGAGCATGAGGTGCACGGCTCCGAGATGGACCACTATGAGGAGCAAGAAAGAGAGTGGAGGTCGAGGGAAGAAGCAAAGGTAGACATAAAGGAGGAGATCAGGAGGGCAATGAGGGAATTGCAATGTACTCCAGACGTCGCCGGGTTAAGCTACGCAGAACTATGCATCCACCCAGACTTGAACCTGCCTGAAGGGTTCAAGATCCCGAAGTTTGATACCTTCGGCGGGGTGGGCAACCCCATGGCACACCTCAGAGCGTACTGTGACCAACTCGTGGGAGTTTGCAAAGATGAAGCCTTGCTGATGAGGTTATTCAGCCGGAGCCTGTGCGGTGAAGCCCTGGAGTGGTTTACGTCACATGAAACTCGACAGTGGTCCAGTTGGAGTGCACTGGCTAAGGATTTCATTGACAGATTCGCATATAACGTCGAGATAGTTCCTGATCGGTACtgcttggagaagatgaagcagaagCCCACAAAAAGCTATCGAGAATTCGCGTACAGGTGGAGGAAAAAGGCGACAAGGGTGAGGCCTCCGATGACAGAAAAAGAGATTGTGGAGGTGTTCGTGCCGGTGCAGGAGCCCGAGTATTATGACAGGATCATCTTGTTAATCGGCGCCAAGTTCGCTGAAATAGTCAAAGTGGGTGAGACTATTGAAGATGGCCTGAAGTCGGGGAAGATAGCCCGAGTGTCTGCATCGCCTGGATCTTCCGGATTGGtaaggaagaaaagagaggagGTTAACTCTATCTCACACGGGGGAAGAAAGGCCCCCAGAAACTTACCATGTCCCCAAGGCCGCTCCTACACTCCACCAAAGCCTCATCAAGCCTACCGTCCACACTCAGATCATTCCGGCCACTACAATGCCGGCCCCACTTATCCAGAGGCCCATATTGTGTCGTATCAGAATCCGCCCCAAATTCCCCAAAATTTTCCCTCCCACCCCCAAGCTTATCAAGTTCCTCCCTACTACCAGAATGTCTCTCCCAGCTGCGCTAATGTACAACCAAGCTACCGAGCACCATCCCCCGCATATCAAATACAAACCCCAGCATATCAAAACCCCCATCCAAATTACCAAGCCCCAATGCCAAACTACCAAACAAATCCCTACCCCAGAACCCAAGCTCCACGACCAAATGCCCGCAATTACCAACAAGTCCCTCCCCCTCAGCAAAGCGGTTATGATCCTCCCCGGCCGAGATTTGAAAAAAGGCCTTCAAGGAAATTTACCACACTTGCTGAAAGCCGGACCAAACTATTTGAGAGGCTAGTCGCAGAtggatacatccaccctgtgggGCCCAAACCCGTGGATGTCAACTCAAAGTTCTACAGGCTGGATCAAAGGTGTGCgtatcattccaacagtgttggacatgacACGGAAGATTGCATCAACCTTAAGCACAAAATCCAAGACCTGATCGATCAGGAGGTAGTTTCTCTTCAACCGGCGGCGCCAAACGTCAACACGAATCCGTTGCCAAATCATGGGGGTGGAAACACCAACATGATAGAAACTGACGAAGATGAGCGTGAAGCCAAGAGAATTACTCCTGTTGTTCAGGAGGACTTGGAAAGGGCTGTCACTTCTTTAAGCGTCAAGGAAAAGAGGGAGTTTTTTATTCTGACACCTGCAAAagttgttgccttggtgccctCAAAGACTCTCCCCAAACCCAAGTTTGTGATAGAAACGGCCGTGGCTCAAGGCATGACTAGGTCCGGAAGGTGCTACACTCCTgatgagcttgctctcggaggacaGAAGAAGGACCATGCTAAGAGGCTGATAAGCGAGGGGGAAGCAGAAGAGTTCTGGAGAAGGATGCAACCGAAGGACTATTCCATCgtcaaacatttagagaagaCTCCGGCTCAGATATCTGTGTGGGCCCTGCTGATGAGCTCTCAGTCCCACAGGCAGACCTTAATGAAAGCTCTTGATGATATATACATGCCCTCAGGCACAAGCAGCGACAATGTAGCTGCTATGATTCACCGAGTCATTCAGGGACACCGCATCAGCTTCTGCGATGATGAGTTGACGTCCGAATAGAGAGCCCACAACAAAGCTCTACACATCACCGTGGTATGCCGCGGAAAGATCGTCAACCGTGTTTTGGTAGACGACGGATCTGGCCTAAACATATGCCCCTTGTCCACGCTGAAGCAGCTGAGGTTTGACCTCGGAAAGTTGGAGAAAAACCAGGTCAATGTGAGAGCATTTGATGGTGTGCAGAGAGAGACGTTAGGAGCGGTGAACTTGATCATCCAAATGGGCCCCGCAGAGTTTGAGGCAAAATTCCAGGTGTTGGATATCGACACCAGCTATAACCTCCTTTTGGGAAGGCCATTCATTCATATGGCTGGAGCCATCCCCTCCACTCTTCACCAAGTGATGAAACTAGTATGGAGAAATGAAGAACTAGTTATTCACGGGGAAAGGAGCCATTCAGGTAAGCAGGTGCCGATCTTGGACGAGACGCCGCAAACTTTGGATTTCTACACAGTGGAGTTGGTAAATGCCACCGATGAGGGCTTGGCACCACAGACTCCCATGCCGGCCGTGTACAAAATGATTGCCACGGTAATGCTGCAGAGCGGATTCGAACCAGGTTCCGGACTAGGAAGGAATGCCCAAGGGATTATCAAGCCAGTTCCCGTCCTTGCTCAGGGATCaaagtatggtttggggtacatccccacagatggtgatatgaagatgaagaggagaAGGGATCAAGAGTTGACTAAGCCGATCCCGCATCTCTATCACTCCTTTCCAGTTTGGGAGCATGCCGAGCCTGAAGACGacggggaaggaatctgcgACCTGTTCAATGAGATCAATGCCGTCATAGAGGAGGAGGCTGAGCCAGCTGGCTTTCGTGATGCTGAACCGGGGGAGATGCTGAAAAATTGGATGTCCACACCAATCCTGATATCCCGGACTTTTGGGTAGAAAGGAATTATTTTGTGCATGCCAAAATCGGTGGTCGTTcggaagaggcccgagacccaccatttctgcattttcttgattttgaattttgttatgattgttTAAAGGGCGACATGGACTTGTGCCATGACCCAAGTTTGCATTTTGAttcaatttaaatgaaagcctctttattttgactttgtttattcgattgcttgttatattttacttttctaattttgtctgtttatgatttcagtaacgtaagttacaaacctgccaatgtcatgtcatgtcatgagctaAACGAGCAAAATGAGGCAAATGACGACGAGGCTGACGACTACGACGAAGAAAGTGGGGAACCAGACTATGTGGTAGAAGAGTTTCAACAGTTCGAGAATCTACATAAACCGAATCTGGAGGAAACGGAGACGGTGAATTTGGGAGATTCAGCATGTGccaaagaggttaagatcagcacTCACCTGAATGAAACTCATAAGGAGAGCCTGGTTCATTTGCTTGCCGAATACAGCGATGTGTTTGTTTGGGAGGTCGGTGACATGCAGGGGCTGAGTACTgatgtcgtatctcataagctACCTATCAACCCAAGGTTTGAGCCGGTGAAGCAAAAGGCTCAGAAATTCAAGCCTgaattgagtttgaagattaaggaGGAAATCACCAAGCAGATAGAGTCTCGGTTGGTAGAAGTAACGCAATATCCCACCTGGTTGGCGAATGTCGTTCCGGTcgccaagaaagatggaaaaatcaggatttgtgttgattacagagatctcaacaaggctagtccaaaggataatttcccgttgccaaatatccatattgtgattgacaactgtgccaaacatgagatgcagtcatttgtggattgttatgcGGGTTATCACCAGATtctgatggatgaagaagacgcaGAGAAAACGGCCTTCATTACACCTTGGGGGGTATATCACTACAGGGTGATGCCGTTTGGGCTCAAAAACGCCGGTGCCACTTACATGAGAGCCATGACGACTATCTTTCATGACATGATTCACAAGGAGATTGAAGTGTACGTGGACGACGTCATAATTAAATCCCGCGAGAGTTCGGATCATGTGACACACCTGAGGaaattctttgaacgtttgCGTCGGTACAACCTAAAGCTAAATCCCGCCAAATGTGCTTTTGGTGTCCCAGCTGGGAAGTTGTTGgggtttatagtcagcagaagaggtattgagctcgacccttcCAAGATTAAATCAATTCAGGAGTTACCTCCGCCGAAgacgagaaaagaggtgatgagtttcttggggaggttaaactatatcagccggtttatagcacaatcgacagtggtatgtgagcctatcttcaagttgctgaagaaagatgcccCAACTAAGTGGACTGAAGAGTGCCAGACCGCTTTCGACGctatcaagagctacttgtctaacccaccagtattggttcctccgcgagaagggagtcctttgttaCTGTATTTGTCTGTCTCAAATAACGCCTTTGGAtgtgtacttggtcaacacgacgagACGGGGAAGAAGGAAAGGGCTGTCAACTACATAAGCAAGAAATTTACTCCGTACGAGTCTCGCTACACTTTGCTGGAGAGAACATGTTGTGCTCTGACGTGGCTGGCCCAGAAGCTAAGGCACTACTTGTCGTCGTATACTACATATCTTATCTCCAGGATGGAtccattgaagtatattttccagaaagcgatgccgaccgggaagttagctaaatggcaaatgctgttgagtgagtttgacatTGTGTACGTGACTCAGAAGGCGATAAAGGCAcaagctttggctgatcatcttgcggaaaatcctgttgatgaagagtatgaacctctcaagacatattttcacgatgaagaagtgtcatttgtgggtgaagatatctTTGAGGCttatccaggttggagattattcttcgaTGGAGCGGTGAATCACCAGGGTAAAGGTGTTGGAGCAGTCCTGGTAtcagaatctggtcagcactatcctatgGCGGCTAAGCTACGATTCaactgcacaaacaacatggctgaaTATGAAGCTTGTATTCTCGGTTTGAAAATGGCCGTTGACATGAATGTTTACGAGTTATTGGTTATCGGAGACTCAGACCTtttgattcatcaggttcaaggagaatgggctgtgaagaacccaAAGATTGTACCTTACGTACAATGTGTGTAAAATTTGTGTAAAAGGTTTCGCAAGATCGAGTTCAGGCATAATcccagaatacagaatgaattagctgatgctcttgccaccatcgcttcaatGATCAAACATCCGGATACTGATTACATCGACCCGTTGGATATAGACTTGAAggaacatccagtccattgttcacatgttgaatcagaaccagatggtttgccttggtatttcgACATAAAGAGGTACTTGGAGCCTGGGACATATCCAGAAGATGCGGCATCTAATCAAAAGAAGTCGATATGtcgtatggctctcaatttctttttgaatggagaagtcctttacaagaggactccagatttgggtcttttGAGATGTGTGGATGCTGCTAAAGCCGTgaggcttattgaacagatacatgtTGGAGTTTGTGGTACACATATGAACGGGATTACCTTGGCAAGAAAAGTCCTTCGAGCCggttatttctggatgactatggagcatgactgttgcaaattcgtgcaaaaatgccacaaatATCAAGTGCACGGCGATTTGATAcgggtgccacctcacgaacataatgctatgagttcaccttggccatttgtagcttggggaatggatgtcatcggtcctatagagccagccgcttctaatggacacagattcattttAATTGCCatcgattatttcaccaagtgggtggaagcagcctcttacaaatcggtaaccaagaaagtggtggccgaCTTTGTCCGCAACAATCTGATCTACCAATTTGGagttccagaatccatcatcactgataacggtgcaaatctcaacagtcatctgatgaaagagatatgtgaacaatttaCGATTATTCACCAAAGGTCAACTGCTTATCGCcctcaaatgaacggagctgtagaggccgccaacaagaacatcaagaagattctgaggaaaatgattgacaagcagcggggttggcatgaaatgttgccatatgctctactgggttatcgaacgacggtcagaacatcaactggggctactccatacttgctagtatacGGAACAAAAGCAGTCGTAcctgttgaagtcgagataccgtgactgaggatcatccaagaagctgagctAAGTAATGCTGAGTGGGTTAGCAAACGGATTGATCAGCtaactttgattgatgagaagaggaTGGTCGTTGTTTGCCATGGCCAATTGTATAGACAAAGAATGACTCGCacttttcacaaaagagtaagagccagaaattttgaagttggtcagttggttcttaagcgtatttttcctcatcaagacgagcACAAAGGAAAGTTCACACCAAACTGGcaaggtccttacatggttcgcaaagtactatctggaggtgctttagtCTTGTCAAAGATGGATGGCGCTGTATGGCCCaaacctatcaactcagatgctgtcaagagatactacgTGTGAAGTTTCGCTTtacaattttctttcatttacttgtaatcgttctattttcttgtatttgttCGAATTTAAACTCTTATCCCTCTTGtaacgaactacgtctgacctgaattctcgagaacgagatacgtaggcggcctgtgtcggcttcggtcaccccatttacccccttaattatttctttgcatttgaactacgttcgacctgaattctcaagaatgagatacgtaggcggcctttgtcggccttggtcggtttctttgtaaaatttattattgttaaccGTTAAGGGGAACTacatttgacctgattcctgccgcaacgggatacgtaggcgccacaagggctcgGTCATGTATCTCGTAAGTTCTATTTCCCCTtctacaatagaaactgggatAGAATctttgagagggactcaaaaattctccagaAGGAACCTTCTCTTTAGCGGATCAAACTAAAAACATTTCGAATTTgcgactgggacagaatttttgaggagatctcaaaaattccgcgATTTGTTCGGTTACAATGGAAAGATGAGCAAGTCCGGAATGCCTCTGAAATTCATTCGACAAGCGTCGAACTCAAAAGAGCTCGTTAagcctgacatgacatgacttAGCAGTGACTTTTTCaagatactattttttttaaaaaaaattgtttctcttaaaaatttcccttttatatttcatctgttttggcataagatattttcttatctatcaagagtcgggaaatcgggaaatcaaccggagacatcaagacaaggagcaaacaaccgaagggatcgacacagatcagtatgtttaaaactgacaatttttctgtggatgcaggtCTATAGCTTCGCTTCAAAATCGGCCGAATTCTTCCGTCTGATGAATACGGagaaggagaaaactatctccaaaaccagtgattttattgaaagcAGGAATATCGTTTGCGTCAGGATGCTTatgaatgtgtttgtttatttcaaaccATTCTCAACAATGGGAAATTTACAAAATATCTAGtcagattcaaaggtgaatcaaacGGGAATCTCAGCGAAGATTTCGCGATTTCTATAGATAGCGCTATTTGCATTGCGTTATCAAAGCAAGATgattattgtcgatcaagaccatgcattacctcagaagagacggttatgcaattattattttatcattatcgatCAAGTCGATGTATTATTTGGAGATCGTCTTACCGTTACTATTCACGGGGgcgatataaatattcatgcatcgcggaatcatgcatcgcgaaaatcatgcatcgcgagttaataattatgcatgacgagaagatttcatgcctcgtcaaaatttatacatcgcgagaagaatttatgcctcgctggaattcatgcatcgtggaataatgcatcgcggaaatcatgcatcgcgagtcaataattatgcatgacgagaagatttcatgcctcgtcaaaatttatacatcgcgagaagaatttatgcctcgctggaaatcatgcatcgcggaatcatgcatcgcggaaatcatgcattgcgagtcaataattatgcatgacgagaagatttcatgcctcgtcaaaatttatacatcgcgagaagaatttatgcctcgctggaattcatgcatcgcggaatcatgcatcgcggaaatcatgcatcgcgagtcaataattatgcatgacaagaagatttcatgcctcgtcaaaatttatacatcacgagaagaatttatgtctcactggaattcatgcatcgcggaatcatgcatcgcggaaatcatgcatcgcgagtcaataattatgcatgacgagaagatttcatgcctcatcaaaatttgcacatcgcaagaagattttattcttcgctgaaagttatgcatcgcgagaagattcatatctcgcgggaatttacgtatcgcggaaagatattcatgccccgcaagaggacgtacttggataaagaaagagcaatgcttatccattggcctcgactgcattctgttatttcttataaaagtaaacatcaagaagagcatcgaagatagcgacaaaagagacatcaatatcgcatcaacattcatttatttattttagcatcaAATGAAGATGTACATTGAAGATTTTATTGCAAAGcacaaggcataagctttatttgctggacgtcAGACTGATCGAGTCAACGTCAAATATggaggagaacaatgaagtgtcgacacggatgaattctccaaaaaaccacaggtgcggacgacatcaaaaaggatgcagcacaacgtggaactttttcttagcagcgaactgggacatagtccgaagaggaatgtcaaaatcttaggacgcgagcagaggagcgacttccaccacaatcgaaccaccCTCTCAAGGTGTGTCGGTCTTTCTTTAGATCTGTCAGTTTCAGTCTCGCATCCGGAAGTACCGACTTATCAGAAGCAAGTtcccaatctgagtgacaactCGCCAAGAGCTtaggaaattatgtccgtgtaagttcttacctatagatgtgaagagctccacattcatagctaagaggttacaagcctccttttcatactcgttaATAAGGCACTTGTCCAAAACCGAAGGTTATCTAGcgtaatagatttccttttccacCGATCGAGTCGtactacacacagcctgattccgaaGGTTTAAGAATATGTAGGCGGGTTCAATGAttgaaaactcggctgtatCCCAACACTCGCTCTCGAattctattctcgagcatttcgataccttcataattcggtgtcgaggtggcttttgattctttcaaatcgtgcggtaaatcaagcttatcgaactacaagcggcctgaattctcatatagcctgagttATGTAGGAGACCCGTGTTCAAGGGTTCGGCCATAGTTCCTAAACCCTTTGTCGAATACTTTCTTTAAAATGAAGAGGGTTGGCCAAAATTggtggtcaatttcattttcctcgagttgcttgcatcaacccaagtaaaatgagggacagttgttgacacccaatttttgaccggcgcggtataaattaattatgtatataagtcGTATCTAATGATTATTCAAAACCaccaaaaaatatacatttaaaggCTTTGTTTTGCTAGCTTgttttaaatcaattattttgaatcattattttataatttaaatagttatGTTACTAAATGAATAGGCTCGTTAATAGATTTATACCAAATTCGTTTTTAAATCAGTTGGctattatataaattgaactCTTCTTCCATTTAATTTGGAAGAACCAAATTTGGGCCCCTCACCTTATTCCTAATCTCCAGGCCCACTCTCCTACCTCCCAGGCCCACCTTCCCCCTTCTCTTCCGCCATTTCAATTAAATTCCCAGGCCCATCTCGACTTACCCATACCCAG
Coding sequences within it:
- the LOC112942209 gene encoding uncharacterized protein produces the protein MGDNNEQISLTDVVVAKPTVAEQNELIAQLMQQIADMRVEMQRRQDTPPPGFGPNFLDARPPTYFPSSNSDPTQHRPSTPVHDPSRIDVTAQNPQYASVSYQIPSPLPDNPPQIPPHPQSIPTAPLPQNQTQNPTAFNSQTPHPHFNQNTNPQNFPQNYQTAQNVPSPSIAPPLPKRTTFQVPVQVEHEVHGSEMDHYEEQEREWRSREEAKVDIKEEIRRAMRELQCTPDVAGLSYAELCIHPDLNLPEGFKIPKFDTFGGVGNPMAHLRAYCDQLVGVCKDEALLMRLFSRSLCGEALEWFTSHETRQWSSWSALAKDFIDRFAYNVEIVPDRYCLEKMKQKPTKSYREFAYRWRKKATRVRPPMTEKEIVEVFVPVQEPEYYDRIILLIGAKFAEIVKVGETIEDGLKSGKIARVSASPGSSGLVRKKREEVNSISHGGRKAPRNLPCPQGRSYTPPKPHQAYRPHSDHSGHYNAGPTYPEAHIVSYQNPPQIPQNFPSHPQAYQVPPYYQNVSPSCANVQPSYRAPSPAYQIQTPAYQNPHPNYQAPMPNYQTNPYPRTQAPRPNARNYQQVPPPQQSGYDPPRPRFEKRPSRKFTTLAESRTKLFERLVADGYIHPVGPKPVDVNSKFYRLDQRCAYHSNSVGHDTEDCINLKHKIQDLIDQEVVSLQPAAPNVNTNPLPNHGGGNTNMIETDEDEREAKRITPVVQEDLERAVTSLSVKEKREFFILTPAKVVALVPSKTLPKPKFVIETAVAQGMTRSGRCYTPDELALGGQKKDHAKRLISEGEAEEFWRRMQPKDYSIVKHLEKTPAQISVWALLMSSQSHRQTLMKALDDIYMPSGTSSDNVAAMIHRRAHNKALHITVVCRGKIVNRVLVDDGSGLNICPLSTLKQLRFDLGKLEKNQVNVRAFDGVQRETLGAVNLIIQMGPAEFEAKFQVLDIDTSYNLLLGRPFIHMAGAIPSTLHQVMKLVWRNEELVIHGERSHSGKQVPILDETPQTLDFYTVELVNATDEGLAPQTPMPAVYKMIATVMLQSGFEPGSGLGRNAQGIIKPVPVLAQGSKYGLGYIPTDGDMKMKRRRDQELTKPIPHLYHSFPVWEHAEPEDDGEGICDLFNEINAVIEEEAEPAGFRDAEPGEMLKNWMSTPILISRTFGNVSYKPANVMSCHELNEQNEANDDEADDYDEESGEPDYVVEEFQQFENLHKPNLEETETVNLGDSACAKEVKISTHLNETHKESLVHLLAEYSDVFVWEVGDMQGLSTDVVSHKLPINPRFEPVKQKAQKFKPELSLKIKEEITKQIESRLVEVTQYPTWLANVVPVAKKDGKIRICVDYRDLNKASPKDNFPLPNIHIVIDNCAKHEMQSFVDCYAGYHQILMDEEDAEKTAFITPWGVYHYRVMPFGLKNAGATYMRAMTTIFHDMIHKEIEVYVDDVIIKSRESSDHVTHLRKFFERLRRYNLKLNPAKCAFGVPAGKLLGFIVSRRGIELDPSKIKSIQELPPPKTRKEVMSFLGRLNYISRFIAQSTVVCEPIFKLLKKDAPTKWTEECQTAFDAIKSYLSNPPVLVPPREGSPLLLYLSVSNNAFGCVLGQHDETGKKERAVNYISKKFTPYESRYTLLERTCCALTWLAQKLRHYLSSYTTYLISRMDPLKYIFQKAMPTGKLAKWQMLLSEFDIVYVTQKAIKAQALADHLAENPVDEEYEPLKTYFHDEEVSFVGEDIFEAYPGWRLFFDGAVNHQGKGVGAVLVSESGQHYPMAAKLRFNCTNNMAEYEACILGLKMAVDMNVYELLVIGDSDLLIHQVQGEWAVKNPKIIEFRHNPRIQNELADALATIASMIKHPDTDYIDPLDIDLKEHPVHCSHVESEPDGLPWYFDIKRYLEPGTYPEDAASNQKKSICRMALNFFLNGEVLYKRTPDLGLLRCVDAAKAVRLIEQIHVGVCGTHMNGITLARKVLRAGYFWMTMEHDCCKFVQKCHKYQVHGDLIRVPPHEHNAMSSPWPFVAWGMDVIGPIEPAASNGHRFILIAIDYFTKWVEAASYKSVTKKVVADFVRNNLIYQFGVPESIITDNGANLNSHLMKEICEQFTIIHQRSTAYRPQMNGAVEAANKNIKKILRKMIDKIIQEAELSNAEWVSKRIDQLTLIDEKRMVVVCHGQLYRQRMTRTFHKRVRARNFEVGQLVLKRIFPHQDEHKGKFTPNWQGPYMVRKVLSGGALVLSKMDGAVWPKPINSDAVKRYYV